A single window of Bombus pascuorum chromosome 1, iyBomPasc1.1, whole genome shotgun sequence DNA harbors:
- the LOC132916114 gene encoding probable serine/threonine-protein kinase yakA, with protein MSEITSVEHQQQHQQEQQQEQQQQQQQYVGSSSNSEHHCKDCGLYFESDKSLEVHLRYHQENLLSQWASQAQQEESNNNNSKAGNNNSHVGVKRDSVTAPADSSESPSRSPSQDPMCSQHSSTQQQQPVQQQQQAVQQQQQQQPVQQQQQQQQQAQQQQPAANQSYNNFQTSMYGENYFMQNDQAYMLSHHYSPPREDSGGGGSYSRYHPYQHPQHFPSERANSVSSTSPRSPPLQCEKCGAVYEDANQLGEHLRASHSNSPGIYAGQHQYQQLGNSPQQQNQQQQQMHASPPQSSQQQQQSGYDYNGRQPIKLEMNKEPDEQAEILDLDSHKVQTHRYEEELIRIHQQQQQELQLQMHQQQVLQHQQQQRTGPHSVSAMLGWPPAAQPHDYHPGLSPMVPMDSISPLSDQSQFIRGQHIPVEAPRHPSSPIVTSTQPMPGHQIPGGLLQQPPKPPPLANQSWKSNEARRPKTYNCTACNKWFTSSGHLKRHYNTTLHKNAVKQSNQPDPANLPISAHHHPGRDSHSGGRGGGQSRSPDLPSGSPPNLVAGPSGEAARGLLHTPTNVYNNSNNNSNSSNSSNESSAVTVVGLTQQSPTAVHLGPTMVPAHISPVQSPLAAHHQQQMGSPSSQLGHQHQQQQQQQLHHLPMGSPSGQLPVHPMNSPMSTMHPPLTAHLNSPSPMGSHPHHHMNSPSPITPGSVHPAMASPTAMGGTTMPHQPYPNALPPHVITTTNIPGLLESITIQLTTTGNETSLPLSDSQSQHQQQHHPENQQRQQQREQLQQTQDVLPGFGTFSNHQRLLPSFTEFNATGFMADPNQSEAINVGGLSPEENLSPQNQSFESPESSYGLYHNSPPQYESLTTMRVNSQPNTDGMIIKRYEVQMHLAPQPLQQTRDNLEANNNLPQMIQAKEELNPNIGGQIMKNQKLKDYSVISKEHQINSTYSGSHYISQNGFHKCIECDKVFNKACYLTQHNKSFHSGDKPYKCTQCGKRFTLEYLHAEHLLKHAGDKPYKCEVCPKQFNHKTDLRRHLCLHSGEKPYACDTCGKGFIRKDHMMKHLETHKKRNNHNVHLRT; from the coding sequence ATGAGCGAAATAACGAGTGTTGAACACCAACAACAACATCAGCAAGAACAGCAGCAAgaacagcagcagcaacaacaacagtaCGTAGGCAGCAGTTCAAATTCAGAACATCATTGCAAAGATTGTGGTCTTTACTTTGAAAGTGATAAGAGTCTCGAAGTGCACCTGAGATATCACCAGGAGAACCTGCTCAGTCAGTGGGCGAGCCAGGCCCAGCAGGAGGAGAGTAACAACAATAATAGTAAGGCCGGCAATAATAACAGTCACGTGGGCGTCAAACGTGATAGCGTGACTGCCCCGGCGGATTCGAGCGAATCTCCTTCGAGGTCGCCCTCGCAGGATCCTATGTGCTCTCAACATTCATCgacacaacaacaacagccagtgcagcagcagcaacaggctgttcagcagcagcagcagcagcagccagttcagcagcagcagcagcagcagcagcaagcTCAACAGCAGCAGCCAGCTGCTAATCAGAGttacaataattttcagaCGTCAATGTACggcgaaaattatttcatgcaGAACGATCAGGCCTACATGTTGTCCCATCATTACTCACCGCCGCGTGAGGATAGCGGCGGGGGTGGAAGTTATTCGCGTTACCATCCATATCAACATCCACAACATTTTCCATCGGAACGTGCCAATTCAGTGAGTTCCACCAGTCCGAGAAGTCCGCCATTACAATGTGAGAAGTGCGGTGCTGTGTACGAGGATGCGAATCAGCTGGGTGAACACTTGAGAGCAAGTCACTCAAATTCACCTGGAATTTATGCTGGACAACATCAGTATCAACAACTGGGTAACAGTCCTCAACAGCAAAatcaacaacaacagcagatGCACGCATCGCCGCCGCAATCTAGTCAGCAGCAACAACAGTCTGGTTATGACTATAATGGTAGACAACCGATAAAACTGGAAATGAATAAGGAACCAGACGAACAGGCAGAAATTCTCGATTTGGATTCGCACAAAGTGCAAACTCACAGATACGAGGAAGAGTTAATAAGAATCCatcagcagcagcagcaagaGTTGCAGCTACAAATGCATCAACAACAGGTATTGCAACATCAGCAGCAGCAGAGAACCGGTCCACATTCGGTGAGTGCTATGTTGGGTTGGCCACCGGCCGCACAACCTCATGATTATCATCCCGGGTTATCACCTATGGTTCCGATGGATAGTATTTCACCACTTTCGGATCAGAGTCAATTCATACGAGGGCAACACATTCCCGTCGAAGCACCGCGACATCCAAGTTCCCCTATTGTTACAAGCACGCAACCGATGCCTGGTCACCAGATACCCGGCGGTCTGCTGCAACAACCGCCTAAACCTCCGCCTTTAGCTAATCAATCGTGGAAAAGTAACGAGGCGCGGCGGCCAAAGACCTACAACTGCACCGCGTGCAACAAGTGGTTCACCAGCTCGGGCCATCTGAAGAGGCACTACAATACGACGCTGCATAAGAATGCTGTTAAGCAGAGTAATCAGCCAGATCCAGCGAACTTGCCGATCAGTGCTCATCATCATCCTGGTAGAGATAGCCATTCTGGTGGCAGAGGCGGGGGACAATCTAGATCGCCAGATTTACCTTCCGGAAGTCCCCCAAACTTGGTGGCAGGTCCCTCGGGCGAGGCGGCGAGGGGCCTGCTCCACACGCCCACCAATGTttacaacaacagcaacaacaattccaacagcagcaacagcagcaacgaATCTTCAGCGGTAACGGTGGTGGGTCTAACGCAACAATCGCCTACAGCGGTGCACTTGGGCCCCACAATGGTACCGGCGCACATTTCTCCGGTGCAATCTCCACTGGCGGCCCATCATCAGCAACAAATGGGTTCGCCGTCCTCCCAGCTGGGCCACCAACAtcagcagcaacaacagcagcagctGCATCACCTTCCAATGGGTTCGCCATCGGGCCAACTTCCGGTCCATCCCATGAATTCACCCATGTCAACCATGCACCCACCGCTAACGGCCCACCTGAATTCCCCTTCGCCAATGGGCTCCCACCCGCACCACCACATGAATTCGCCATCTCCCATAACGCCGGGCTCGGTCCACCCAGCAATGGCTTCGCCCACGGCGATGGGGGGTACTACGATGCCTCATCAGCCGTACCCAAACGCCTTGCCCCCCCACGTTATAACTACTACCAACATCCCGGGCCTGCTGGAGTCTATCACCATCCAGCTAACTACTACTGGTAATGAGACGTCTTTACCGCTCTCCGATAGTCAATCTCAACACCAGCAGCAGCATCACCCTGAAAACCAGCAACGGCAGCAGCAACGAGAACAGCTACAACAAACTCAGGATGTTTTACCCGGTTTTGGAACCTTTAGCAATCATCAAAGGCTCCTACCAAGTTTCACGGAATTCAACGCAACCGGGTTTATGGCTGATCCAAATCAATCGGAGGCCATTAACGTGGGGGGGCTAAGTCCTGAGGAGAACCTATCTCCTCAAAATCAATCGTTCGAATCGCCTGAATCGAGTTACGGTCTGTACCATAATTCACCGCCTCAATACGAATCCCTTACAACCATGAGAGTAAACTCGCAGCCGAACACTGACGGCATGATTATCAAGCGATACGAAGTTCAAATGCATCTTGCACCGCAACCGCTTCAACAGACCCGCGACAATTTGGAAGCGAACAATAATTTACCGCAAATGATACAAGCTAAAGAGGAACTAAATCCAAATATCGGTGGGCAAATAATGAAGAATCAAAAACTGAAGGACTATTCTGTAATTAGTAAGGAACATCAGATAAACAGCACATACTCTGGCTCACATTATATTTCCCAGAATGGCTTTCACAAGTGCATCGAATGCGATAAGGTCTTCAACAAGGCTTGCTATTTGACACAACACAACAAAAGTTTTCACTCTGGTGACAAGCCGTACAAATGCACTCAGTGCGGTAAGAGATTCACCCTCGAATACTTGCACGCAGAGCATCTGCTGAAGCACGCCGGTGACAAGCCCTACAAGTGTGAAGTTTGTCCGAAACAATTTAACCATAAAACTGATCTTCGGCGGCACTTGTGCCTCCATAGTGGCGAAAAGCCTTACGCCTGTGATACTTGCGGCAAGGGATTCATCAGAAAGGACCACATGATGAAGCACCTCGAGACGcacaaaaagagaaacaacCATAACGTCCATCTAAGGACGTGA